The Actinocatenispora sera genome has a window encoding:
- a CDS encoding acetyl-CoA C-acetyltransferase: MAEAVIVATARSPIGRAVKGSLREMRPDDLAASIIRAALDKVPELDPTTIDDLYLGCGLPGGEQGFNMARVVATLLGYDTLPGATITRYCASSLQTTRMAFHAIKAGEGDVFLSAGVECVSRYARGNSDALPEEAQALVGGGWQNPTFAAARERSVTRAGGGQPDWTDPRDDGELPDIYLAMGQTAENLAQVYDVSRAAMDEFGVRSQNLAEKAIASGFWAREITPVTLPDGTVVSTDDGPRAGTTLEGVAGLKPVFRPDGRVTAGNCCPLNDGAAAVVVMSDTKAAELGLRPLARIVSTGVSALSPEIMGLGPVEASRQALARAGMTIDDIDLVEINEAFAAQVIPSYQQLGIPLEKLNVSGGAIAVGHPFGMTGARITGTLLNNLDWHDKRFGLETMCVGGGQGMAMIIERLV; encoded by the coding sequence ATGGCTGAAGCAGTGATTGTGGCGACGGCGCGGTCGCCGATCGGTCGGGCGGTCAAGGGCTCGCTGCGCGAGATGCGGCCCGACGACCTGGCGGCGTCCATCATCCGCGCCGCGCTCGACAAGGTGCCCGAGCTCGACCCGACCACCATCGACGACCTCTACCTCGGCTGCGGCCTGCCGGGCGGGGAGCAGGGCTTCAACATGGCCCGGGTGGTTGCCACGCTGCTCGGGTACGACACGCTGCCCGGCGCGACGATCACCCGGTACTGCGCATCCTCGCTGCAGACCACCCGGATGGCGTTCCACGCGATCAAGGCCGGCGAGGGCGACGTGTTCCTGTCCGCGGGCGTCGAGTGCGTCTCCCGGTACGCCCGGGGCAACTCCGACGCGCTGCCCGAGGAGGCGCAGGCGCTCGTGGGCGGCGGCTGGCAGAACCCGACGTTCGCCGCCGCCCGGGAACGCTCGGTGACGCGCGCCGGCGGCGGCCAGCCGGACTGGACCGATCCGCGCGACGACGGCGAGCTCCCCGACATCTACCTGGCGATGGGCCAGACCGCGGAGAACCTCGCCCAGGTGTACGACGTGAGCCGCGCCGCGATGGACGAGTTCGGCGTGCGCAGCCAGAACCTCGCCGAGAAGGCGATCGCGAGCGGCTTCTGGGCCCGCGAGATCACCCCGGTGACGCTGCCCGACGGTACGGTCGTGTCCACCGACGACGGCCCGCGCGCCGGGACGACGCTGGAGGGCGTCGCCGGGCTCAAGCCGGTGTTCCGGCCGGACGGCCGGGTCACCGCCGGCAACTGCTGCCCGCTCAACGACGGCGCCGCCGCGGTCGTGGTCATGAGCGACACGAAGGCCGCCGAGCTGGGGCTGCGGCCGCTGGCCCGGATCGTGTCCACCGGGGTGTCCGCGCTGTCGCCGGAGATCATGGGGCTGGGCCCGGTCGAGGCGTCCCGGCAGGCGCTCGCCCGCGCCGGCATGACCATCGACGACATCGACCTGGTCGAGATCAACGAGGCGTTCGCCGCCCAGGTCATCCCGTCGTACCAGCAGCTCGGCATCCCGCTGGAGAAGCTGAACGTGTCCGGCGGCGCGATCGCCGTGGGGCATCCGTTCGGGATGACCGGGGCGCGCATCACCGGGACGCTGCTGAACAACCTGGACTGGCACGACAAGCGGTTCGGGCTGGAGACCATGTGCGTCGGCGGCGGGCAGGGCATGGCCATGATCATCGAGCGGCTCGTCTGA
- a CDS encoding Bax inhibitor-1/YccA family protein, with protein sequence MRSSNPMLNRMLRNAVRDRVPAGGAPQYGQQYGQTGYGQPGYGPQYGQPGYGQPGYGQPGYGQYGTQTPYPTTPGMVAPQVRPMTIDDVVIRTLGLIGLTGVVGALSWVLLPSAGPLAGVLLAVAAIATVGIALFSWFRPITNPAVISVYAVAQGLLLGTVSRVFESFYPGIVLQAVVGTFAIFAGMTVLYKFRVLRATPKFTKFVIGALIGVVVLSVFNLVLSAFGHNPGLIQYSVTGRVSWLPIVFSLVCIVVGALTFVLDFAAVEEGIRAGAPQKYAWYCAFALLVGLIFLYWQILRMLGYLRR encoded by the coding sequence TTGAGGAGTTCCAACCCGATGCTCAACCGCATGCTGCGCAACGCGGTGCGGGACAGGGTGCCGGCCGGCGGCGCCCCGCAGTACGGCCAGCAGTACGGCCAGACCGGTTACGGCCAGCCGGGCTACGGCCCCCAGTACGGCCAGCCCGGCTACGGCCAGCCGGGTTACGGCCAGCCCGGCTACGGGCAGTACGGCACCCAGACGCCGTACCCGACGACGCCCGGCATGGTGGCGCCGCAGGTGCGCCCGATGACCATCGACGACGTCGTGATCCGCACCCTCGGCCTGATCGGGCTGACCGGTGTGGTCGGCGCGCTCAGCTGGGTGCTGCTGCCCTCCGCCGGCCCACTCGCCGGGGTGCTGCTCGCGGTCGCCGCGATCGCGACCGTCGGCATCGCGCTGTTCTCCTGGTTCCGGCCGATCACCAACCCGGCCGTCATCTCGGTGTACGCGGTGGCCCAGGGGTTGCTGCTGGGCACGGTCAGCCGGGTGTTCGAGAGCTTCTACCCGGGCATCGTGCTGCAGGCCGTGGTCGGCACGTTCGCGATCTTCGCCGGCATGACCGTGCTGTACAAGTTCCGGGTGCTGCGGGCGACGCCGAAGTTCACCAAGTTCGTCATCGGCGCGTTGATCGGCGTCGTGGTGCTCAGCGTGTTCAACCTGGTGCTGAGCGCCTTCGGGCACAACCCCGGCCTGATCCAGTACAGCGTGACCGGCCGGGTCAGCTGGCTGCCGATCGTGTTCAGCCTGGTCTGCATCGTGGTGGGCGCGCTGACGTTCGTGCTCGACTTCGCCGCGGTCGAGGAGGGCATCCGGGCCGGCGCACCGCAGAAGTACGCGTGGTACTGCGCGTTCGCCCTGCTCGTCGGCCTCATCTTCCTGTACTGGCAGATCCTGCGGATGCTCGGCTACCTGCGCCGGTGA
- a CDS encoding glycoside hydrolase family 16 protein, with translation MRIPRRPVALAAALLGTVLATASAPTAGAAPVRPHATTTFTDDFDGAAGSAPDGGRWIHEIGDNSGNNHELEYYTDSTSNAALDGNGHLVITARKENPANYRCWYGTCQYTSARLNTARSFSQAYGHFEARIKIPAGQGIWPAFWALGDDIGSTGWPGCGELDIMENVGFEPGTVHGTMHGPGYSGAAGPGATYSLPAGQAFADDFHTFALDWSPNRVVWSVDGHAYETRTPADTNGNPWVFDHPFFPILNLAVGGDWPGSPDGTTPFPARMVVDYVHVSSADGVDVLGSADGADVLGSAQGR, from the coding sequence ATGCGCATCCCCCGACGCCCGGTGGCCCTCGCCGCCGCCCTGCTGGGTACCGTGCTCGCCACCGCGAGCGCCCCCACCGCCGGCGCGGCACCCGTACGGCCGCACGCCACCACCACGTTCACCGACGACTTCGACGGTGCCGCCGGCAGTGCGCCGGACGGCGGCAGGTGGATCCACGAGATCGGCGACAACAGCGGCAACAACCACGAGCTGGAGTACTACACCGACTCGACGTCCAACGCCGCCCTCGACGGCAACGGGCACCTCGTCATCACGGCGCGCAAGGAGAACCCGGCCAACTACCGCTGCTGGTACGGCACCTGCCAGTACACCTCCGCCCGGCTCAACACGGCGCGGTCGTTCAGCCAGGCGTACGGCCACTTCGAGGCCCGGATCAAGATCCCCGCCGGGCAGGGCATCTGGCCGGCGTTCTGGGCGCTCGGCGACGACATCGGCAGCACCGGCTGGCCCGGCTGCGGCGAGCTGGACATCATGGAGAACGTCGGGTTCGAACCCGGCACCGTGCACGGCACCATGCACGGCCCCGGGTACTCCGGTGCCGCCGGCCCCGGCGCCACCTACTCGCTGCCCGCCGGGCAGGCGTTCGCCGACGACTTCCACACCTTCGCCCTCGACTGGTCGCCGAACCGGGTCGTCTGGTCGGTCGACGGCCATGCCTACGAGACCCGAACGCCGGCCGACACCAACGGCAACCCGTGGGTGTTCGACCACCCGTTCTTCCCGATCCTCAACCTCGCGGTCGGCGGCGACTGGCCGGGTAGCCCGGACGGCACCACCCCGTTCCCGGCCCGGATGGTCGTCGACTACGTGCACGTCAGCTCCGCCGACGGTGTTGACGTCCTCGGCTCCGCCGACGGTGCCGACGTCCTCGGCTCCGCACAGGGCCGCTGA
- a CDS encoding glutamate decarboxylase: MCAAQETGDGAVGEDLFASSVMVRPAPKERFPSAERGARQVYQLIRDELLLDGASRMNLATFCTTWLEDEARRLMTESMDKNIVDKDEYPQTAELERRCVHMLADLFNAPDPAHTVGTSTVGSSEAAMLCGLAAKWRWRSRRQAAGKDHSRPNFVCGPVQVCWEKFARYFDIEIRQVPMPAGHLLTPEAAVARCDENTIAVVPTFGQTFTGLFEDVAGISAALDELQERTGLDVPIHVDAASGAFVAAFCAPDLRWDFRLPRVKSINASGHKTGLAPVGSGWALWRETDDLPKELVFNVNYLGGEMPTVGLNFSRPGGQVITSYYNFVRLGRTGYTKVQAAAYEVAQHIAAGVAELGHFDLVYDADPRRGIPAVTWQLAAGEHRYDLFELAEELRTRGWLVPAYTLPPDQQETAVQRIVVRHGLSVDMADLLLADLRRAVAKLDHPERRVPREPAAASGFNHDATPAVPTAELDR; this comes from the coding sequence ATGTGCGCAGCGCAGGAGACCGGTGACGGGGCCGTGGGTGAGGACCTGTTCGCCAGCTCGGTGATGGTCCGGCCGGCGCCGAAGGAGAGGTTCCCGTCGGCCGAACGCGGCGCCCGCCAGGTGTACCAGCTGATCCGGGACGAGTTGCTGCTCGACGGCGCGTCCCGGATGAACCTGGCGACGTTCTGCACCACCTGGCTGGAGGACGAGGCCCGCCGGCTGATGACCGAGTCGATGGACAAGAACATCGTCGACAAGGACGAGTACCCGCAGACCGCGGAGCTGGAGCGCCGCTGCGTACACATGCTGGCCGACCTGTTCAACGCGCCGGATCCGGCGCACACCGTCGGCACCTCCACGGTCGGGTCGTCGGAGGCCGCGATGCTGTGCGGCCTCGCGGCGAAGTGGCGCTGGCGTAGCCGTCGGCAGGCGGCCGGCAAGGACCACTCCCGGCCGAACTTCGTCTGCGGCCCGGTGCAGGTGTGCTGGGAGAAGTTCGCCCGCTACTTCGACATCGAGATCCGCCAGGTACCGATGCCGGCCGGGCACCTGCTCACCCCGGAGGCGGCGGTGGCGCGCTGCGACGAGAACACGATCGCGGTGGTACCGACGTTCGGGCAGACGTTCACCGGCCTGTTCGAGGATGTCGCCGGCATCTCGGCGGCGCTGGACGAACTGCAGGAACGTACCGGGCTGGACGTCCCGATCCACGTCGACGCGGCGAGCGGCGCGTTCGTCGCCGCGTTCTGCGCGCCGGACCTGCGCTGGGACTTCCGGTTGCCACGGGTGAAGTCGATCAACGCATCCGGGCACAAGACCGGGCTGGCGCCGGTGGGCAGCGGCTGGGCCCTCTGGCGCGAGACCGACGACCTGCCGAAGGAGCTGGTGTTCAACGTGAACTACCTGGGCGGCGAGATGCCGACCGTCGGTCTCAACTTCTCCCGCCCCGGCGGCCAGGTGATCACCTCGTACTACAACTTCGTCCGGTTGGGCCGGACCGGCTACACCAAGGTGCAGGCGGCCGCGTACGAGGTGGCCCAGCACATCGCCGCCGGCGTCGCCGAACTCGGTCACTTCGACCTGGTGTACGACGCGGACCCGCGCCGGGGCATCCCGGCGGTGACCTGGCAGCTGGCCGCCGGTGAGCACCGGTACGACCTGTTCGAGCTGGCCGAGGAGCTGCGTACCCGGGGCTGGCTGGTGCCCGCCTACACGCTGCCGCCGGACCAGCAGGAGACGGCGGTGCAGCGGATCGTGGTCCGGCACGGGCTGTCCGTCGACATGGCCGACCTGCTGCTCGCCGACCTGCGCCGGGCGGTGGCGAAGCTGGACCACCCGGAGCGGCGGGTGCCGCGCGAGCCGGCCGCCGCGAGCGGCTTCAACCACGACGCGACCCCGGCGGTACCGACCGCGGAGCTGGACCGCTGA
- a CDS encoding SGNH/GDSL hydrolase family protein: MPLPRLRGRRALAALASLGAAAATVLAGPAIAHADGNDAPAYHEYVALGDSYTSSSGFANLPDTSYVPLGCAQSVNDYPHQVAALLDVDKFTDASCGGATTDDFTGTQSVLGGSNAPQFDRLTATTDLVTIGIGGNDIGLVGLATTCIEDSLTGKSCKKHYTSGGTDQISAKIAAAEPKLEAAIDGVRARSPQARIVLVNYLDAVPDNGKACFPRVPILSNTDMAWFTAKFKEMNAMLATSAAGAGADLADTYTPTIGHDACKAPTTRYVEPLTILSLNPVGSLSVPLHPNVSGANAQSQIVFDRIRQG; encoded by the coding sequence ATGCCCCTCCCCCGCCTTCGGGGCCGGCGCGCGCTCGCCGCGCTCGCCAGCCTCGGCGCCGCCGCGGCCACCGTGTTGGCCGGCCCGGCCATCGCGCACGCGGACGGCAACGACGCCCCGGCGTACCACGAGTACGTGGCGCTCGGCGACTCGTACACCTCCTCGTCGGGCTTCGCCAACCTGCCCGACACCAGCTACGTTCCGCTCGGCTGCGCCCAGTCGGTGAACGACTACCCGCACCAGGTGGCGGCGCTGCTCGACGTCGACAAGTTCACCGACGCGTCCTGCGGCGGCGCCACCACCGACGACTTCACCGGCACGCAGAGCGTGCTCGGCGGCAGCAACGCACCCCAGTTCGACCGGCTGACCGCGACGACCGATCTGGTCACGATCGGCATCGGCGGCAACGACATCGGGCTGGTCGGCCTCGCCACCACCTGTATCGAGGACAGCCTCACCGGCAAGTCCTGCAAGAAGCACTACACCTCCGGCGGCACCGACCAGATCTCCGCGAAGATCGCCGCCGCCGAACCGAAGCTGGAAGCCGCGATCGACGGGGTACGCGCGCGCTCCCCGCAGGCCCGCATCGTGCTGGTCAACTACCTGGACGCGGTGCCGGACAACGGCAAGGCCTGCTTCCCCCGGGTACCGATCCTCAGCAACACCGACATGGCGTGGTTCACCGCCAAGTTCAAGGAGATGAACGCGATGCTGGCGACCTCGGCGGCGGGCGCCGGCGCCGACCTCGCCGACACGTACACCCCGACGATCGGCCACGACGCCTGCAAGGCGCCGACCACCCGGTACGTCGAGCCGCTGACCATCCTGTCCCTCAACCCGGTCGGCAGCCTGTCGGTTCCGTTGCACCCCAACGTATCCGGCGCCAACGCCCAGTCCCAGATCGTCTTCGACCGGATCCGCCAGGGCTGA
- a CDS encoding TetR/AcrR family transcriptional regulator, protein MDGSHIARRRGAPPAGQRLSRDAVLARAEQLIDADGYDRFSLRALASALGVRPNALYNHVGGREELLDAVAERFLAELVLPDTDEPWPEWVRTVAGGLRAQLLDHPERAALLLSRAGGTALGPVVLRRFVDRLVAAGVDRAIAHLGWHLMLTTVVGTVQQERRRGKDPAGTFEAVLDVALRGLVVAAAAAPDERATALLAAHRLAHALP, encoded by the coding sequence ATGGACGGCAGTCATATAGCAAGGCGGCGCGGTGCGCCGCCGGCCGGGCAGCGGCTGAGCCGGGACGCCGTGCTGGCCCGCGCCGAGCAGCTGATCGACGCCGACGGGTACGACCGGTTCAGCCTCCGCGCGCTCGCATCGGCGCTCGGCGTGCGCCCCAACGCGCTGTACAACCACGTCGGCGGGCGGGAGGAGCTGCTCGATGCGGTGGCCGAACGGTTCCTGGCCGAGCTCGTGCTGCCGGACACCGACGAGCCGTGGCCGGAGTGGGTTCGTACGGTCGCCGGCGGGCTGCGCGCGCAGTTGCTCGACCATCCGGAACGCGCCGCGTTGCTGCTGTCCCGCGCCGGCGGTACCGCCCTCGGCCCGGTCGTGCTGCGCCGGTTCGTCGACCGGCTCGTGGCCGCCGGCGTCGACCGGGCGATCGCGCATCTCGGCTGGCACCTGATGCTGACCACCGTGGTCGGCACGGTGCAGCAGGAGCGTCGGCGGGGGAAGGATCCGGCCGGCACGTTCGAGGCGGTGCTCGACGTCGCGCTGCGCGGCCTGGTGGTGGCCGCGGCGGCGGCACCGGACGAACGGGCGACCGCCCTGCTCGCCGCGCACCGGCTCGCGCACGCGCTGCCGTGA
- the rnhA gene encoding ribonuclease HI: protein MIDDASGAVVEIFTDGACVPNPGPGGWGALLRYGEHEKQLCGGQVESTTNNRMELTAPTEALNALTRPARVHLYTDSTYVRNGVTAWLAKWKRNGWQTGARQPVKNEDLWRALDAATSRHQVEWHWVKGHAGHPGNEAADRLAAQGLGDALRAAGLALPAAATRSVARPRRPGAPRRRLRNG from the coding sequence GTGATCGACGATGCGAGCGGTGCGGTGGTGGAGATCTTCACCGACGGGGCCTGCGTACCGAACCCGGGGCCGGGCGGCTGGGGTGCGCTGCTGCGCTACGGCGAGCACGAGAAGCAGCTGTGCGGCGGCCAGGTCGAGTCGACCACGAACAACCGGATGGAGCTGACCGCGCCGACCGAGGCGCTCAACGCGCTGACCCGGCCGGCCCGGGTCCACCTGTACACCGACTCCACGTACGTGCGGAACGGGGTCACCGCCTGGCTGGCCAAGTGGAAGCGGAACGGCTGGCAGACCGGCGCCCGGCAGCCGGTGAAGAACGAGGACCTGTGGCGGGCGCTGGACGCGGCGACGAGCCGGCACCAGGTAGAGTGGCACTGGGTCAAGGGCCACGCCGGTCATCCCGGCAACGAGGCCGCCGACCGGCTCGCCGCGCAGGGCCTCGGGGACGCCCTGCGCGCCGCGGGTCTCGCCCTGCCGGCGGCCGCCACCCGCTCCGTCGCCCGGCCCCGGCGGCCCGGCGCGCCCCGCCGCCGGCTCCGCAACGGGTGA
- a CDS encoding TOPRIM nucleotidyl transferase/hydrolase domain-containing protein, translating to MDSRPEPAVVTTTTARIPAGVRTAVLVEGDSDEAAVTIVAARRRRDLAAEGIAVVPMGGVTNIGHFVRLLGPGGLGVALAGLYDSGEEHVVRRALARAGLGAAQTRVELARLGFFACVEDLEAELIRTLGIPAVEQIIAAAGELRSLQTLRRQPAQRGWTDIAILRRFIGSRSHRKLRYATLLAGALDPATIPAPLDDLLTHLAATG from the coding sequence ATGGACAGCAGGCCGGAACCCGCGGTCGTCACAACCACGACGGCCCGGATCCCCGCCGGGGTGCGCACCGCGGTACTCGTCGAAGGCGACAGCGACGAGGCCGCGGTGACCATCGTGGCGGCCCGGCGCCGGCGCGACCTCGCCGCCGAGGGCATCGCGGTGGTACCGATGGGCGGGGTGACCAACATCGGCCACTTCGTCCGGCTGCTCGGCCCCGGCGGGCTCGGCGTCGCCCTGGCCGGCCTGTACGACTCCGGCGAGGAGCACGTGGTCCGCCGGGCGCTGGCACGCGCCGGCCTCGGCGCCGCGCAGACCCGCGTCGAGCTCGCCCGGCTCGGCTTCTTCGCCTGCGTCGAAGACCTCGAAGCCGAGCTGATCCGCACCCTCGGCATCCCGGCGGTCGAGCAGATCATCGCGGCGGCGGGCGAGCTGCGCTCGCTGCAGACCCTCCGCCGCCAGCCGGCCCAGCGGGGCTGGACCGACATCGCGATCCTGCGCCGCTTCATCGGAAGCCGATCGCACCGCAAGCTGCGCTACGCCACCCTGCTCGCCGGCGCCCTCGACCCGGCCACGATCCCGGCGCCACTCGACGACCTGCTCACCCACCTGGCCGCGACCGGCTGA
- a CDS encoding dihydrolipoyl dehydrogenase family protein translates to MTDAERVDVVVLGLGVGGEEAAGRLAQAGLSVVGIERRLVGGECPYFACIPTKMMVRAADLLIDARRATEMAGHTDVRPDWGRVARRIRDEATDDWNDQVAVDRLVGKGVRFVRGEGRLTGPDTVSVRPADGSGERVFRADRAVIVGAGTEPAAPQVPGLGDTPYWTNRDAVRAEELPASLLILGGGPIGCEFAQVFARFGVAVTVLEAADRLLPGEEPESSELVRSAFSADGVTVRTGTAVEHVGHDWRGFTARVGGEEHIAGRLLVATGRRTELAELGVVEAGLPNDRFIATDDRMRAADNLYAVGDVTEHGGFTHMAMYQADIAVRDILGQGGFSADYRAVPRVTFTDPEVGAVGLTAAQAGKAGIDTLIGTADVAAETRGWIHQAGNAGVVKLVADRDRNVLVGATSVGPCGGEVLAALTLAVHAEVPIDRLRSMIDAYPTFHRAIGTAVASLA, encoded by the coding sequence ATGACGGATGCCGAACGGGTGGATGTGGTGGTGCTCGGCCTGGGGGTCGGCGGCGAGGAGGCGGCCGGTCGCCTCGCGCAGGCCGGCCTGTCGGTCGTGGGCATCGAGCGGCGGTTGGTGGGCGGCGAGTGCCCGTACTTCGCCTGCATACCGACGAAGATGATGGTCCGGGCCGCGGACCTGCTCATCGACGCCCGCCGGGCGACCGAGATGGCCGGCCACACCGACGTGCGGCCTGACTGGGGCCGGGTCGCCCGGCGGATCCGGGACGAGGCCACCGACGACTGGAACGACCAGGTCGCGGTCGACCGGCTGGTCGGCAAGGGCGTCCGGTTCGTCCGCGGCGAGGGCCGGCTCACCGGGCCGGACACCGTGTCGGTACGGCCGGCCGACGGCTCCGGCGAGCGGGTCTTCCGGGCCGACCGCGCGGTGATCGTCGGCGCGGGAACCGAGCCGGCCGCGCCGCAGGTCCCCGGCCTCGGCGACACCCCGTACTGGACGAACCGGGACGCGGTGCGGGCCGAGGAACTGCCGGCGTCGCTGCTGATCCTCGGCGGCGGCCCGATCGGCTGCGAGTTCGCCCAGGTGTTCGCGCGGTTCGGGGTCGCGGTGACGGTGCTGGAGGCGGCCGACCGGCTGCTGCCCGGCGAGGAACCCGAGTCGTCCGAACTGGTCCGGTCCGCCTTCTCGGCCGACGGCGTCACGGTCCGCACCGGTACCGCGGTCGAGCACGTCGGGCACGACTGGCGCGGCTTCACCGCCCGGGTCGGCGGCGAGGAGCACATCGCCGGCCGGCTGCTCGTCGCGACCGGCCGCCGCACCGAACTGGCGGAGCTGGGCGTGGTCGAGGCGGGGCTGCCGAACGACCGGTTCATCGCGACCGACGACCGGATGCGGGCCGCCGACAACCTGTACGCCGTCGGCGACGTCACCGAGCACGGCGGGTTCACCCACATGGCGATGTACCAGGCGGACATCGCGGTGCGCGACATCCTCGGCCAGGGCGGCTTCTCCGCCGACTACCGCGCCGTGCCGCGGGTGACGTTCACCGACCCGGAGGTCGGCGCGGTCGGGCTCACCGCGGCGCAGGCCGGCAAGGCCGGCATCGACACCCTGATCGGCACCGCCGACGTGGCCGCCGAGACCCGCGGCTGGATCCACCAGGCGGGCAACGCCGGCGTGGTCAAGCTGGTCGCCGACCGGGACCGCAACGTGCTGGTCGGCGCCACCTCCGTCGGGCCGTGCGGCGGCGAGGTGCTCGCCGCGCTGACCCTGGCGGTACACGCCGAGGTGCCGATCGACCGGCTCCGCTCGATGATCGACGCGTACCCCACCTTCCACCGCGCCATCGGCACCGCCGTCGCTTCTTTAGCCTGA
- a CDS encoding acyltransferase family protein, translating into MVQNTTRFAHRPALDGVRAFAVAAVLVYHGGVAAVPGGFIGVDAFFVLSGFLITSLLLAEIAGTGRVRLAAFWGRRARRLLPALLLMLAVVVPASRFLLAPGDLPPVRGDALAALLYVANWRMIFRGSDYFAQTATPTPLQHTWSLGIEEQFYLVWPLVVLAVLVGVAGFRRSGGRRQRGGAPDGQPSERRRWVLFAGCVAGGAASTVLCWLLYAPTDSSRAYYGTDTRAVALLTGCALAVLLAHRMPAVTAGRHRRGGGRRIEHPLLGTAAVLAVLGLCWAASHATGSTDWQYHAGFAAIAVAVAVIIAHAVLSPGSPTAWVLSRPPMVALGRISYGVYLWHWPVFVFCSAGRLGFAGIGLFAVRCAITLAVSIASYVLVEQPIRRGRLVPRGSRLAPAGVLAGMALVAVVVLGATASLPGGGPARATGGGGEPVLVPSRSPAPVAPVRRPGRTPGGEPRIDFFGDSVSWTLGTYLPPHPGLAVHVRALEGCGIATLPDIRELDSPHTNYPGCTRWASRWRSGVTADDPDVSVILLDRWELMDRRLNGRYQHVGQPEYDAYLTSQLTTAVRVVGARGAAVVLLTAPYTHRAESPDGSLYGEDQPARVNAWNALLRTVAAARHATVLDLNHVLCPDGKFTWSIRGVQVRSDGLHLTPQGDQQIVAPWLLPRLSAIADGTGR; encoded by the coding sequence ATGGTGCAGAACACGACTCGGTTCGCGCACCGGCCGGCGCTGGACGGCGTGCGCGCGTTCGCGGTGGCCGCGGTGCTGGTCTACCACGGTGGCGTCGCCGCCGTACCGGGCGGCTTCATCGGTGTCGACGCGTTCTTCGTACTGTCCGGGTTCCTGATCACGTCGCTGCTGCTCGCCGAGATCGCCGGTACCGGCCGGGTCCGGCTGGCGGCGTTCTGGGGTCGGCGGGCCCGGCGGCTGCTGCCGGCGCTGCTGCTGATGCTCGCGGTGGTGGTGCCGGCGTCTCGCTTCCTGCTCGCGCCGGGTGACCTGCCGCCGGTGCGCGGCGACGCGCTCGCCGCCCTGCTGTACGTGGCGAACTGGCGGATGATCTTCCGCGGTTCGGACTACTTCGCGCAGACCGCCACGCCGACGCCGCTGCAGCACACCTGGTCGCTGGGCATCGAGGAGCAGTTCTACCTGGTCTGGCCGCTGGTGGTGCTGGCGGTGCTGGTCGGCGTGGCCGGGTTCCGGCGCAGCGGCGGGCGGCGGCAGCGCGGCGGCGCCCCGGACGGGCAGCCGTCCGAGCGGCGCCGGTGGGTGCTGTTCGCGGGTTGCGTCGCCGGCGGCGCGGCCTCCACGGTGTTGTGCTGGTTGCTGTACGCACCAACGGATTCCAGCCGCGCCTACTACGGCACCGACACTCGTGCGGTGGCGCTGCTGACCGGCTGCGCCCTGGCCGTCCTGCTGGCACACCGGATGCCGGCGGTGACCGCCGGCCGGCACCGGCGCGGCGGCGGCCGGCGGATCGAGCATCCGCTGCTCGGCACCGCGGCCGTGCTGGCGGTGCTCGGGCTCTGCTGGGCGGCCTCGCACGCGACCGGGTCGACCGACTGGCAGTACCACGCGGGGTTCGCGGCGATCGCGGTTGCCGTCGCGGTGATCATCGCGCACGCCGTACTGTCGCCCGGCTCACCGACCGCGTGGGTGCTGTCCCGGCCGCCGATGGTCGCGCTCGGCCGCATCTCGTACGGGGTGTACCTGTGGCACTGGCCGGTGTTCGTGTTCTGCTCGGCCGGCCGGCTGGGCTTCGCCGGGATCGGGCTGTTCGCGGTGCGCTGCGCGATCACGCTGGCCGTGTCGATCGCGTCGTACGTCCTGGTGGAGCAGCCGATCCGGCGGGGCCGGCTGGTGCCCCGGGGCAGCCGGCTGGCCCCCGCCGGGGTGCTGGCCGGGATGGCGCTGGTGGCGGTCGTCGTGCTCGGCGCGACCGCGAGCCTGCCCGGTGGCGGGCCGGCCCGGGCCACCGGTGGCGGCGGCGAACCGGTGCTGGTACCCAGCAGGTCACCGGCACCGGTCGCCCCGGTGCGCCGGCCCGGCCGTACGCCGGGGGGCGAACCGCGGATCGACTTCTTCGGCGACTCGGTGTCGTGGACGCTGGGCACCTACCTGCCGCCGCATCCGGGACTGGCCGTGCACGTCCGGGCGCTGGAGGGGTGCGGCATCGCGACGCTGCCGGACATCCGGGAACTCGACAGCCCGCACACGAACTATCCCGGCTGTACCCGGTGGGCGAGCCGCTGGCGGTCCGGCGTGACCGCCGACGACCCGGACGTGTCGGTGATCCTGCTGGACCGGTGGGAGCTGATGGACCGCAGGCTGAACGGCCGCTACCAGCACGTCGGCCAGCCGGAGTACGACGCGTACCTGACGAGTCAGCTGACCACGGCGGTACGGGTGGTCGGCGCGCGCGGCGCCGCGGTGGTGCTGCTGACCGCGCCGTACACGCACCGCGCCGAGAGCCCGGACGGCAGCCTGTACGGCGAGGACCAGCCGGCCCGGGTGAACGCCTGGAACGCGCTGCTGCGCACCGTCGCCGCGGCGCGGCACGCCACCGTGCTCGACCTCAACCACGTGCTCTGCCCGGACGGGAAGTTCACCTGGTCGATCCGCGGTGTCCAGGTGCGCAGCGACGGGCTGCACCTCACCCCGCAGGGCGACCAGCAGATCGTCGCACCGTGGCTGCTGCCGCGGCTGTCCGCGATCGCCGACGGCACCGGCCGCTGA